The genomic window CCCCACTCCCAACTCACTCAGCCTATTCATCACAGTAATCATCCTTGGCTGGGGGCCATGCCCCTGTGCTTCTTCCAGAGCTCTGCAAGCAGAGGCCCTGAATTAACCCTTTAACTATCACTGCTGCAAAATGACTGGGGCTCCCTCTAACATCCCCAGCTGGCCTCGGGAGCAGCCGGCCTAGCCCAGGAACTGAATCCAGGGTCTCTGCATAGCAGTGCTACTGCTGAGCCATTAGGCTGgccctttttcatttctagagGCTTCGCCCTTGCACCCCCTGAGAACACCCACGTTTGGAAGAGCAGCACAAATTACATCACATGAAAAGTCAAGCCAAGCATCCACCCTACTGGTTACAGCTGCAGCAGGGAGCACAGCCATGCTATGAGTCGTGAACAGAGGGAAAAGCCCTGCTCAGAGGCTGAGGAAGCAGATGCAAGTTGCGTGCTTGGCTTTTATCCTCCTGGGAGCTGTTCTCACTAAGGCATGAATCCAGGTTTACATTTTTTGCACTCTCAGCGCTCGATGGACTGGTTGAGAATTGTGGTTTTTGCTCTTGGCATGTGAGTGGATCAGGAAATACATGTGGCATTTATGATGTCAAGGTTAATATGGATCACTTAGATCATAAATATTTTCATGTGATGTTGCTTAGACAAATGTAAAAGCAAAAATAGCAATAAAAAGTACTGTTATTTCCAATGTGTATTCTTCAAACGGTGCCTTGGATACAAATGGTCCAGtacaattaaaaaacaacaaaacaaaaaaacccactagGCAGAATTTTGAGCTCTTTTTCTGTCATGCCGCTTTTGACAGTACTTCATTTCCCTTGCTGCTGCACAAATATAAAGCCAAGGATAAAAGATTTTGTTGATGTCAGATCTTACCTTTAAGAGCATCCAAGAGATACAGGTGAAAGGAGTACTAATCTCTAGCAGTAAAGTCACCATAGGTAAATAATGCCCAATTGTACCGTAAACCACAGCTCCGCAAAAACCAATTAAAGCGAAAAAGTGATGAACAGCTAAGAAAAGATCACACATCCAGAAAATCACATTGGACAGGTGGAGGGCTATGTTTTCAAACAGGAAGAAGCCGCATGCTGTCAGAAGGTTAAACCAAGACCAGGCCTGTTGTCCCAGAATTCTGTCGGCATTCAGGAAGGGGTCTGTCAAAGCCCACACGCCAGCCATGGAGCACTGAACTCCAAACACCGCGCGCGTGACAGCCAGGCTCCAGAAGACTTTCTCCTTAGCTGGCAAGGAGCGGTACGTGGCAGAGAAAAAGGTGGACAGCCAGTGAGATGACACAAATACGCCCACGTAAAAGAACAAGCCAGCCGCTATCAGCTTGGAGCGGACTTCCCAAGAAAAGTAATCCAGGGAAAACATGGCTCCTTCCGGTGCAAGGTCACCGGCACGATTCATTTTCTTCTGTTAAAGTACGTTAAAACAGTACACTGCTAGTCCCGAGTCAGCAAAGCACTGATCTTGCAGGATTTACTGCACCTGCAATACTGCAAGGATGGGATGACATGATCTCTttccccatctaaaaaaaatataagaatatgAATTACTACTGAGCAAAACACCTCACTGTTGAAAGCAACATGCAAAAGTTAAATACGTGGTTACACAAAGCAGAAACGAAACAAATTCGTGCTGCAGGTTTAAGTCAAGAGCGGAAGAGAAAGCGTGAACTGATAAGCAGCGTGACAAACATACTTCCTGAAGCATGGAACCAGACTCCATCTCACCCATCAAAAAAAGGCATGTGTTGCAAAATTCAAAGTAGCAGCAACCAGAGACACACTGTTCGCAGGTTTATAAGCAGATTCTTCTTCAGGCACACGGATGGAGAATTGCTGGACTACAGTTTTACCATTTCTACATACTAGTGGTAAATGATCAAATGACTTAACATTGTTCGATACAAAACCCTGGCTTGTGATGACTCCAAGTTAGCTAGGCCGACAAGAAAAATCAATGGATCCTTTATTCCATTCAATCTAGAGTACTGCCACATAGAACAAACTTCCTAAATGTAGGCAGtaataggccgatgcaatatcggcttgcgttaaatgggcactcatgattgaagGTCTGCTCCCTTAACGCGCgtcgatccacctctcccgggcaccagATTTAATATTTAAAGCAGGTGCTGCAAcaaaaagaaggtgctaggggaaattgtgtgcccccTAGTGCATCCTCAGGAGCGGGCggccaggggaggtggctgtcagcggttaggaaaatagatgctcaattttatgagcatagctttcctaacctgtgcacaaccacgggttaggaaaatgggtgctgaTTAATCTGTTTCCTAACTTGACCacggtacactttttttttttttttaattctcctattttggttcctctgacttaatattgcaacgatattaagtcagaggaaccaaaaaaaggaatagaaaaagcagtattttctgcttttctgtaatttttttgggCTCTTCAAGAATTAATGCTTGCTccgggcaggcattcatttttgcaggttaaaatgtgcatgtctggcgcacacttttttttttttggaattgaGGGGAAATAGGTAATAACCGCATCAACAtaaatttacatgtaatgagtgcTATTACCTACACACTTGATTGGGTgtgtgttttggacacactaagaacataagaaaatgccatattgggtcagaccaagggtccatcaagcccagcatcctgtttccaacagtggccaatccaggtgttTTGCATGGGGGTTTATGGACAcgtgtccaaaacacacgtccagtcGTGTGTTGAGCCGTGCGTTGTGGCCAGTGCACagcattgcattggcctgtatgtaACAGCAGCCATAGACGCTGGTAGTTCAGGGATTAATGAGTATGTGCTCCTAAAGCCTCCTCTCTTTCACTCTTCCtgttttactcctgggggaattctgcgcaaaaaaaacttaaaattctgcaaactttatattgggccaaaataacacaatttacatgacagtctttaagtaataactaACAAGCCGGTGTGTCAATGTAGGTATTTTCTCTTCAGGTGACAGtgaatataaaatcaaaaaaggaaaactaTCTCCCCTGATTtttgccaaaccttttttttttatataatgacCATTAAGTTATATCTACTTATGTGATGACCTTCATATATGGCATTATCATAAATGTGCTGTATGAAAACACAGTATATTAACTCTGCCGTGATGTATGATCATAGGTCATACTTTTTGTGAAAGTAATGTCCGTGCAATCAAAGTGCTCAAATGAAACAATGTTTTAAATTCTTCATGATTAATTTCTTCGGTTGTTTGATGCTAATGtttattcttaatactgaaaacATTGGACAAAAGTACTTAGCTGGCAGAACGTGGATAAATCTGACGGTCTGAAATAGGAGAATTTTTCTCCATATTCAAATGCTAgtgcccgacacggtccgtgttttgGTAATCCTTCTTCATGGGACGTAACCGGAAATGGGCTGATATTGGCATAGGCAGAGATTGCGGTATATTGTGAATCCACACTGCCCCATGAAGAAGGAttaccgaaacacggaccgtgtcgggcacCAGCATTTGTATATGGAGAAAATTTCTCCTGTTTCAGACCGTCAGATTTATCCGCGCTCTGCCAGCTAAGTACATTTGTCCAAAGGTTTCAGTGTTGTAACTTTACAGCGTTCAGTATTAAGAATAAGCATTAGCATCAAACAATTGAAGAAATTAATCATGAAGAACATTGTTTCATTTGAGTACTTTGATTGCACGGACATTACTTTCACAAAAATTATGACCTATGATCATACATCAAAGCAGAGTTAATATACTGTGTTTTCATACAGCACATTTACGATGATGCCATATATGAAGGTCATCACATAAGTAGATATAACTTAATGGTCATTATATAAACACTTTTTTGGCAAAAATCAGGGGAGATAGTTTTCCTTTTTTGAGGAAGCTTGGGGTGAGTACTGAGCATCCTTAGTACCCAAGGAGTAATGGGGAAGACAGAGGGCATTGTTACCAGCCGTAACGTGGCAGTAAAGTCAGATATGAGACAGAAAGCCAAATATGACAGCTGAGCACTAGGTCCATCTCATCTGTCCAATTTAGAAGGCAATTTTCCAAACATCTAGTTATGCAGGTAAATAAGCTCATCTGAAAAATGCCCTCCTCTAGCAGGCTaaaaccaaggtccatcgagttcagcatcctgtctttgatagtggccaatccacttcacaatacccagcagatcccaaaagttgatctatttcttgctatgcgctcccagggatagcaatagctttttagaatggctaataatgtgttatggacctttcctccagaaacttgtccaaacctcttttaaaccctgtgCTAGGCTGGTTGCCTTGATGACATCCTTTGCCAACAGATTCCagactgatttattttaaatctgctggttgtaaGTTTCAGGAGTGTTCCcttcttttagtattatttgacaGGATAAATAACTATCCTGTATTTATGTATTCCATCCTCCTCATGATTAAATAAACTTCTATTGTgccccctctcagtcatctcttttccatgctaaagagccctaacctgtgcagcctctcatcataggtgAGCTGctccattccatttatcattttttgttgccctcctctgcaccttttctgcagttcctcatacTCCACTCTTGTTTTAACATTGGGAGGTTTAAGTGTGTGTACTTTAAGCTAGCTGACTTTCAAAGAGAAAAGTATGCcgagtagtttctctttgaacattaattaaaaaatacatgGGGTAAAAAGTTCCTACTTACTTTGCAACTATACATGGGTTATTCAAATGGCCCCTCTAATTTCTGTTACAATTGGGGTAAATTTACCAAAAGGCAGAGCAGGGATTTGCTATGAGCAGCTGCCCTGCTGTGCGAGCCACTTGTTTTTAGGTCATTAGGTGTGGTGCCGCACCAGTGGGTGGGGGCTACAAGCTTTCCCCATGCCTAAGAGCAGCTAAGGatataaatttacaatttatggCTGGTAACAATGCCCTCTGTCTTCCCCATTACTCCTTGGGTACTAAGGATGCTCAGTACTCACCGAAGCTTTCTTGAACAGCAACTAGAGAAACAtctcagaaaacaaaaatgaaaagacaaaaaaaaaaaaaaccagactggagaaggggaggggaaatCAGACATAGAAAGgttctacatatttattttatttaaaggcatttattacccacccttcctacgttcagagcaGAGAACAGTAAGATCAAACATAATTAGACATAAAAGGGTAGCATAACAATACATAAATCATGCAGTTATAATATCAGCCTATACAATAGTGCAAGATcctaaggggagggggggggggagtagaactAAAACGTCTGAAGGGAAGTTCATACATTGGACAAAACAGTGcaggtcctgggggggggggggggaagagagagaagaaagatctGAAGAGAagttcatacatacatacataaatcagTATACAATTATTTCATAGTTCTGACTTGCTGCAATACACAATTATTCATACATTGCAAAAGTACATCCCTCTAAAGGCTCCTCAACTATTCCCAACAGGGTCCTACAAAAGGGGGCTCCTCAATCATTCATCCTTGCCGGTCACTTACCAATGGGACGCCCGCGCTTTCTACAGCAGCGTTACAGTGCTGCAGTGACAGCCCAACTTCCAGCTCCGATCTATTACTATTTGAGTGACCGGAGCCCTCACAAAACCACGATCCACCCCAGGAAGCAAACCCAACCCAAAACGCAGAGACTACATATCCACACACTACAacaccctctccccctgccccccgcACCTCCCCATTGAGCTAAAGAACATTAGCACAGGCTGacagcgggaggggggggggggggcacactagGCGCATGCGTACCAATACGGCGACGTCACGGTGTGCCTGCTGAACTGTAACCGCTGCTTCCGGTTCCAAGATGACTAATAAGGCCGCGCATGCGCTTTGAGCTTGTAGCTGGGCTTAGCTGGGGCGCGGTGATTGTGGTTTTTCTCGGAGCAAGTTTTGTAACTCGAAAATGGGTTGGGTTCAAAATCCCTTCAGGGTGGTCGAGAGTATTTCATGACTGTTCCGTGCTATATGGTGACTGTGTGTGTACCGCGTTTGCGGAACGATGTTGGGGAAGGAAGCTGCGGGGCGCGAGGTAGAGATAACCGAGGCTGGTTGGGGATGGAAGGCCGAGGCGTTGGTGAAGGACTAGGGTTGCACAAGCTGCTGT from Rhinatrema bivittatum chromosome 3, aRhiBiv1.1, whole genome shotgun sequence includes these protein-coding regions:
- the CLN8 gene encoding protein CLN8, whose protein sequence is MNRAGDLAPEGAMFSLDYFSWEVRSKLIAAGLFFYVGVFVSSHWLSTFFSATYRSLPAKEKVFWSLAVTRAVFGVQCSMAGVWALTDPFLNADRILGQQAWSWFNLLTACGFFLFENIALHLSNVIFWMCDLFLAVHHFFALIGFCGAVVYGTIGHYLPMVTLLLEISTPFTCISWMLLKAGWSQSLFWKANQWIMIHLFHCRMVLTYHLWWVCIWNWDRLVTFFPIAYLAFFFIGLTLLTFILNPYWTYKKTQQLLNPMDWNFQSANLSGNGKGVKGKRT